The window AAAAACAAATCTGaaagtcatgagtttgaatcccggCTTTTCTATGATGTTCAATttcccaaaaattaaaaaaaataattgtcaaatgtacatttatttataaactggtgacagtattttgattatgatgTACTTTAATATTGACAGGTGTCACATATCATTGTTAAGGGGAGACAATTAAGTACtatgaataataataaatttaattcttaaatttataGAATACAATGAATACAGTGAACAAATCTGGTTTGGAAAGAAGCCTCAGCTGGCCTGaagctgaaaaagaaaaacaaagggCATTTCGTCAGTTGTTTGAAAATCATGGATCCGATATCTCAAAGATGGGAATCGTGCCAGAAAAAATCAACCTGATCATGATGATGGAATATCTGCAAAGCATAGTCAAACAACTTGCACAGATATCAAATGATGTGAAGGAGGTTCGAAAAATTTGTTCACAAAGTAAAAGTTATAAAACATCTTGTACAGGACGAAAACATACCACATTGAAAAGAGGAAAGAAAAATGTAAGCAGAAGAACTAGTACAAATGGAGTATCATGTCACCATAGTAAACCTCGAAAAACCCAGGCTATGGAgaaaaaattcatcaaattttCACTAGAAATGAGtgcaaatattgttttatatttcgtACAAATAATGACAGTTTTGAGCCAAGCTAAGTTATCTAAAGGTCCAAACAAAGTGGAAATCAAGAGGAGAAAATCAACAACAGATTTTTGTGGCTTATTAAGAGCTTTTGTGAAAAATGACATGTCAGAAAGAACCTTGGAAAAAGGTAGAACAAAGGTTGCAAAAAGTGAAATGTTACTGGACAGTTTTATGTACAGGGATTATTTTATTCGTGAAAATGAGAGAACAAATGTTGCACTGCATCCACTCATAGCAACCTCCAGAAATCTTGACGATTTTGTAGCAAAAGAATTGTCCAGTGGTACTCAGCAATCAACCAATCATCCATCCGAGGAAGcttctaggtcaaggtcaaatgaATCATTATCATTATCCAAAGGGCCCCACTCCATGAATGTAGAACTGGTTCGTCTGGAgacattcaaaaatttccctcCCTCAAGGTCTGTTTCGGCAATCAAGCTTGCCAAAGAGGGGTTCTATTATATAGGCCAGGGAGAGGATGATCTAGTCATTTGCTTTGCATGTAAATCACAGAAAAGGGGATGGAGAGATGGAGACATACCCAGAGAAATTCACCAGCAAATGTCTCCACAATGTCCCTTACTGAATGAGCATAGTGTGAATGTCCCAGTAGGAGGGAGTCTAAACAGTCATAGTGGAAACCCCCAACATTCAAACACAGAACAAGTCAGTGAAACCTCGGAAACTGAAAGAAACAATCAGCATTCAAACTCAGAGCAAGTTAATGAACCTTCACAAAGGACCATACCACAAAATCTATCTGATCCACAAACTACAGAAATTGAAAGACAATCAGAAGAAACTGGAGCAGAATCAACTGTTGAACAAGGCTCTGGAAATGTATCTGGGTCACCAACACTTGACCGTGACCACTTAGTCCCAGCATCCAATAGAAACACAGAGAGGAGTGAAACATTGTCCTCACagaataatcaaagtactgagagtcaGTCAAAGCCAAATCACAAAAAGTCAAGAGCCATTCAAGAACAGATCAAtg is drawn from Crassostrea angulata isolate pt1a10 chromosome 5, ASM2561291v2, whole genome shotgun sequence and contains these coding sequences:
- the LOC128185860 gene encoding baculoviral IAP repeat-containing protein 2-like isoform X2, yielding MAKFINIFICAAVELFLSGQQSHKNTMNTVNKSGLERSLSWPEAEKEKQRAFRQLFENHGSDISKMGIVPEKINLIMMMEYLQSIVKQLAQISNDVKEVRKICSQSKSYKTSCTGRKHTTLKRGKKNVSRRTSTNGVSCHHSKPRKTQAMEKKFIKFSLEMSANIVLYFVQIMTVLSQAKLSKGPNKVEIKRRKSTTDFCGLLRAFVKNDMSERTLEKGRTKVAKSEMLLDSFMYRDYFIRENERTNVALHPLIATSRNLDDFVAKELSSGTQQSTNHPSEEASRSRSNESLSLSKGPHSMNVELVRLETFKNFPPSRSVSAIKLAKEGFYYIGQGEDDLVICFACKSQKRGWRDGDIPREIHQQMSPQCPLLNEHSVNVPVGGSLNSHSGNPQHSNTEQVSETSETERNNQHSNSEQVNEPSQRTIPQNLSDPQTTEIERQSEETGAESTVEQGSGNVSGSPTLDRDHLVPASNRNTERSETLSSQNNQSTESQSKPNHKKSRAIQEQINAFLRNLDPLGINFDRAKYPAYAVLATRVSSFQDWPTSLTQTPQVLALAGFFYAGYGDYTRCFFCGGGLRNWEPGDDPWTEHARWFPKCAFVRQNRGDEFVALVQIRHQELEALEAMGEGATAASSVEQSSSVEQNGVLSSGSRQSDITSFLSFQSVLEMGYSESEIREAFNQLRGTKDPEDITGMDLMEVILSKEDRNNGLDIPPPIHSSRPTNENQSRNPNVDPNTPDKSQGGQFEAASGPSPQETSESEAKEKTQKNQDKDAATSNTEEKFDSLNDALAPAMSLEDTRSLMEENRKLRDLRMCKICMEKDASIAMLPCGHLCCCADCVPAMRKCPICRQFVKGTVRTWLA
- the LOC128185860 gene encoding baculoviral IAP repeat-containing protein 2-like isoform X1 encodes the protein MYIYMCVCVCVCVYVHVVYTTSVASSVENTMNTVNKSGLERSLSWPEAEKEKQRAFRQLFENHGSDISKMGIVPEKINLIMMMEYLQSIVKQLAQISNDVKEVRKICSQSKSYKTSCTGRKHTTLKRGKKNVSRRTSTNGVSCHHSKPRKTQAMEKKFIKFSLEMSANIVLYFVQIMTVLSQAKLSKGPNKVEIKRRKSTTDFCGLLRAFVKNDMSERTLEKGRTKVAKSEMLLDSFMYRDYFIRENERTNVALHPLIATSRNLDDFVAKELSSGTQQSTNHPSEEASRSRSNESLSLSKGPHSMNVELVRLETFKNFPPSRSVSAIKLAKEGFYYIGQGEDDLVICFACKSQKRGWRDGDIPREIHQQMSPQCPLLNEHSVNVPVGGSLNSHSGNPQHSNTEQVSETSETERNNQHSNSEQVNEPSQRTIPQNLSDPQTTEIERQSEETGAESTVEQGSGNVSGSPTLDRDHLVPASNRNTERSETLSSQNNQSTESQSKPNHKKSRAIQEQINAFLRNLDPLGINFDRAKYPAYAVLATRVSSFQDWPTSLTQTPQVLALAGFFYAGYGDYTRCFFCGGGLRNWEPGDDPWTEHARWFPKCAFVRQNRGDEFVALVQIRHQELEALEAMGEGATAASSVEQSSSVEQNGVLSSGSRQSDITSFLSFQSVLEMGYSESEIREAFNQLRGTKDPEDITGMDLMEVILSKEDRNNGLDIPPPIHSSRPTNENQSRNPNVDPNTPDKSQGGQFEAASGPSPQETSESEAKEKTQKNQDKDAATSNTEEKFDSLNDALAPAMSLEDTRSLMEENRKLRDLRMCKICMEKDASIAMLPCGHLCCCADCVPAMRKCPICRQFVKGTVRTWLA
- the LOC128185860 gene encoding baculoviral IAP repeat-containing protein 2-like isoform X3 — its product is MNTVNKSGLERSLSWPEAEKEKQRAFRQLFENHGSDISKMGIVPEKINLIMMMEYLQSIVKQLAQISNDVKEVRKICSQSKSYKTSCTGRKHTTLKRGKKNVSRRTSTNGVSCHHSKPRKTQAMEKKFIKFSLEMSANIVLYFVQIMTVLSQAKLSKGPNKVEIKRRKSTTDFCGLLRAFVKNDMSERTLEKGRTKVAKSEMLLDSFMYRDYFIRENERTNVALHPLIATSRNLDDFVAKELSSGTQQSTNHPSEEASRSRSNESLSLSKGPHSMNVELVRLETFKNFPPSRSVSAIKLAKEGFYYIGQGEDDLVICFACKSQKRGWRDGDIPREIHQQMSPQCPLLNEHSVNVPVGGSLNSHSGNPQHSNTEQVSETSETERNNQHSNSEQVNEPSQRTIPQNLSDPQTTEIERQSEETGAESTVEQGSGNVSGSPTLDRDHLVPASNRNTERSETLSSQNNQSTESQSKPNHKKSRAIQEQINAFLRNLDPLGINFDRAKYPAYAVLATRVSSFQDWPTSLTQTPQVLALAGFFYAGYGDYTRCFFCGGGLRNWEPGDDPWTEHARWFPKCAFVRQNRGDEFVALVQIRHQELEALEAMGEGATAASSVEQSSSVEQNGVLSSGSRQSDITSFLSFQSVLEMGYSESEIREAFNQLRGTKDPEDITGMDLMEVILSKEDRNNGLDIPPPIHSSRPTNENQSRNPNVDPNTPDKSQGGQFEAASGPSPQETSESEAKEKTQKNQDKDAATSNTEEKFDSLNDALAPAMSLEDTRSLMEENRKLRDLRMCKICMEKDASIAMLPCGHLCCCADCVPAMRKCPICRQFVKGTVRTWLA